The genomic interval TGATAATTGAGAATGGAGAATTAATCTTGGGTATTGTTTTTTATAAAGCGGAGCAATATGGGAATCCTGTCTTGACTAAGAGTTTTAGTTTTGCAGTGAGTATTGTAAAGTTTTACTTAGCACTTATCAAAACGAACCGGGATTTTGAGCCTATTCTAAAACAAATCCTTAGATCGGGGACTTCAATCGGTGCTAATATAACAGAAGCACAGCAAGCTTCTTCAAAAAGAGATTTTACACATAAAATGTCTGTTGCTTTAAAAGAAGCCAAAGAAACTGAATACTGGCTGAAATTGTTGAAAGAAGTCAGAATTATACAGAATACTGAAATTGAAGTTCTATATTCAGAATGTGATGAATTTATTCGATTACTTACTTCGATACTTAAAACATTGAAATCAAAATAATTCTCAATTATCCATTCTCAATCTTGCATGTCGGTAGACAGGTTCTCAATTAATATGAGAGATAAACGATTAGAAAATATTTGGTTTAAAGTTCAAAACAATATCGAGCTTTCGCTTGAAGATGGAATGACACTGTTCCGCTCAAACGATTTGATTAGTATCGGAAAAATGGCTCACTGGATTCAGCAGCAGAAGAGCGGAGATGGCGTTTACTTTATTGTTAATCAAAAAATCGAACCGACAAATATCTGTGTTTTGTCCTGCAAGTTCTGCGACTTCGCCGTGAAAAAGGGGAATCTAGAAGTTTAT from Ignavibacteria bacterium carries:
- a CDS encoding four helix bundle protein is translated as MVFYKAEQYGNPVLTKSFSFAVSIVKFYLALIKTNRDFEPILKQILRSGTSIGANITEAQQASSKRDFTHKMSVALKEAKETEYWLKLLKEVRIIQNTEIEVLYSECDEFIRLLTSILKTLKSK